Part of the Plasmodium falciparum 3D7 genome assembly, chromosome: 10 genome, AAACAATTAATATCACACTTAAAGGAATTCATTtagataaaaaatttataaattttataacaaaaaaaaattatatatatataattatatatatatatatattcttctaatttcaattaatatataccttataaaattatacttaaaaattttatagatatattaaatatatattatgtaaaaatgaaatattttctgtccttttcttctttctcttaattttttatttttaatatttttaaatagatattttaacaagaaaaaaattaaattagtaaaatatattacgtgaaaaaaaaaaaaaaaaaaaaaaaaaaaaaaaaaaaaattggagcatttataaaaaaaaacaccgtagtcaataaaaaaattaaaataaaatattaataaaaaattacgtcatattaatttcttatacacatatgttttatatattaaatataattacatataaaaaagtatacacatatatatatatatatatatatatatatatatatatattatataacaattaaatgatatttttattaagtataaaagtatatattactattcaGAATCGtatgtagaaaaaaaaaaaaaaaattaaaaattatagaatAAGCCTTCTATAAATcctaatattataaatgatatacacatataatatataagaatataatatatattattttattttacaattatcaaaatataaaaactctttttttttaattttatacttaattatatatatgtaaaaattttACGAAACTTTTTTAAAGATTTTTCtacaaaaagaacaaaaatataaatatcataattaatgtcttaatatgtaattatataaaaattaaaatattttattttttttttataacttttaaaaaattttgcttttaattgataaattatatttttataatagaaatatttatgtatattttcttttttagtatttaatatgttaattattcatatatatatatatatatatataatttttttttatataaactaAAAAATTCCCTAGTTATTGTTCTAttcaaattttttatgttaaaataaaagaaataaaaagtatataattaataatttgaatATTTATGTAGTAACAATATAgaacatataatatgaataaattaaaaatgcaCACTTTGATGGGTACATTTCATATTagttatttaatatataaaatatactatatttatatgccTATAGTTTTTTGAATTAGACCTGactcattatatatatatatatatatatattattcatatcctTATTATTCAACTAATATAAAAACAGTAATTGATTAAGGGGACATTAAATTTCAATCACTTTTAATGAATTTAAAAGTATTccttaaattttaaaaagtaaTGAACTTTATTCTtcatctttctttttttttttttttgtttattttatttatcaataaataaaaggaacaaaataaaattgtttttaaaagaataaaaatctttaaaatataattaagcTAGtgtaatgaatataatacatatttgtgTTATAcagaattattaatatataatattttattcataaaatatatataaccatGTCCTATTTAGTAATAAACCTCGTTATCATGTGAATTATAATAACACCATTTACCCtattatagaaaaaatagtATACCTTAATACTCATgaataggaaaaaaaaaaaaaaaaaatgataatttcATTTACTTGTAAACGTTTtcccttatatatataattgtccTTATATCAAACATcattaaatacatatatatatatatacatataatatttatatatgcttGATAagattataaatacatataactTTTATTCATCTATTTTCGAGTTCttaaattttttgaataattataaataaggatatatggataaatattttttcctaatttaggtttatataaaatatgaaaaaataattttaggCTTTtctattatcatatattacatttaacatgttatatatatatatatatatatatatatttttatagttaatatgtttatattttcatataaaacatatatgtttagatgtataaaatgaaaatttcaATATAagtaattaaaataattaaaaataaatataatctttcaaaatacatatatctgCAAGTTTTTATTTCCTCAAATTATAGAtgttttttatgaaaaatatttgattACATGAgcagtttatatatatatatatattatattaatatacgtatatacaataataaatGTCGTTATTCTTTATTCACCTTTTAAAggtgtaaaatatataaatatatatgttatatactgtatatatataaaactataaaataataaaaataactaaataaaatattaaaatatatatgtatacatataattatatataacgttctttttttatattattataatttatttatacgtTGTTGAAAATGTAATTActgctttatttttatttatttttccaaTATATTTGTcattaatttatttcatatttttctattttaattcattatatattattatttaaaataaattaaattcatCCTAATTAATTTTCTGTTTTTGCTTCTtcccttattttttattttccacatatatatatatatatatatatatgaaaatatcaaaatatgaaaatatgaaaaacgTGATAAATTTGTGTAATGTTAAacgataaaatattataagtcatttataaattccattctatatatacatatattttattattttacttataatatgtatacatatatatttcatatatgtgtataattttatgtatacatgtataaatttaaatttaaattaagGAACATTTACAAAATTCATTTCAAGCCTTATATTAACATGAATGCTCCTCCTAATTTTGACATACATCAGGTTAAGAAATTAGGGAAATTAGGTGCAACTATAGGAGCAATAATAGGTGTAACTTCATTTGGTAGTtggttttttaaaaatagcTTATATAATGTAGAGGCGGGGAAGCGagctataaaatataatagaatATTTGGCTtgtcaaataaaatatacggTGAAGGTACGCACTTTTTAATACCATTTTTTGAGAGatctataatatatgatgtaAGAACAAAACCTAGAGTATTAATGTCATTAACAGGTTCTCGAGATCTACAAATGGTAAACATAACATGTCGTGTATTATCAAGAccaaatgaaaagaaattagtagaaatatatagaacCTTAGGAAAGgaatatgatgaaaaagTATTACCATCAATTATTAATGAAGTTTTAAAAAGTGTTGTAGCACAATATAATGCTTCTCAATTAATTACTCAAAGAGAAGTTGTAAGTAAATCAGTACGTGAACAATTAGTACAAAGAGCAAAAGATTTTAATATACTTCTTGATGATGCATCTATTACTCATTTGAGCTTTAGtaatgaatatgaaaaagCTGTTGAAGCTAAGCAAGTTGCACAACAAGAAGCAGAAAGAAGTAAATATGTTGTTCTTAAAGCAGagcaagaaaaaaaatctaCAATTATTAAAGCACAAGGAGAAGCTGAAGTAGCCAAATTAATAGGTCTTGCTGTTAAGGACAATCCTGCATTTatggaattaaaaaaaattgaattgTCAAGAGAAGTTTCAAATATCATATCAAAATGTCAAAATAAGGTTATGTTACCTACGGATTCGTTGTTGAtaaattttacaaaataaaataaaatatatacatatatatattatttagtaATAATTTCTTTGTGTTGcatctttttaatattggttaattaattttttttattctttattatttttcacttaaaatatatatatttttttatatccctTAACcctaaaatttatatataccaaaatgtaaaaaatatagtatagtatatatatatatatatatatatatttatttatttatttatctagCTATTCACCATTTTCTTTTGTTCTTAAATAAGAtgttatacttttttttgtattagtCTTTCTTCTCctcacaaaataataatttcttgTTTATTTCATCCTGTAAATTAGgtgtataaatatgtaatgagcataaaaaaaaaaataaaaaaaaattatacattaaaaaattttgaaaaaaattagtATTATTTTTGAATTTTAGACAATATCATACAGTagtacataaataaataaacacatatatatatttacatctAGTTCTATTAGTTCATTTGGATAATTCAGGAAATAGCTATAATATTCACATGAcctaacaaaataaattaataaaaataaaataatagaaatTTATTCAtacgtacatatatatatatatatatatatatatatatatatacaacctGTGTACTAACAgaaacaaattattattaataaggTACCTTATTTGGTAGGTTTTAGAACACCATTTATGTATATGAGATGcataatgaatttttttttttttatatagttCATAATTTGTactatcttttatattttcatgtaAAAAAGGATTTTTCTGTTGACCAGCATTTATTTCTCCTACGAATCCTTgtaattcatttatatttaatctGCATATCGCTTTTATATCaatgatttttttctttttattgaATTCTAAAAGTGTTTCAATAAAAtcgtttatttttaaataatctgaaatataaaaagaatgaaatGTTGaacaaatgtaatatatataatacgaATTTTAAACACGCaggcacatatatatatatatatatatattatcattatgttTTGATTTCTTCCTAATTATATTGAACTATTAACTTTTTGCTTTTTAcgtttcaatatttttaacCTTCATTTTTCTCATCCAACACCTTAAACAACTTTGTCAAAGTTCTCTCGACTAATTCCAAAGCGGGAATATTAGTCTATTATGGAAAAGTGgacattttcttttatttttttcctttaaaatataaaattgtttgtactcttaatatatatttttattaccttttctatttttttgttatccttttttcctttaaaattaatattcgATTGTCCATTTtgaaattctttttttttttctttttcgtcTGTTATGATATTGTATATCTTTTGCATATTCTCTAATTTGATactattcataataatagtaatagaaACTTGTAAAAATAAGGTAACATCTAATTCTAAATTTTCATCAAAATTAAGGGATgacaatattatatgaatcaCATTTTTGTTTAGATATAATTTATCACAAAAATCAAGAACATTTTTACAATCAAATAtatgcattttttttttatttttcaagttattttttattagttgttcacataaatatttttgaagtaactttttatctttttcatatatgCTGTTTTTTATCCCCTCAAAGCTgcataaagaatatataaatgtataaatataaatatatatatatatatatatatatatatatatttatagttttatataatacatatgtcCTTCACCCCTACCGTAATCTTAGAATAACTTCCTTAAAATTGTTGTAGTAAacataattatcatcattacaATCAAAAATATGCATTAACAGTTTATACTCTTGTCTTGATATTATGTGATCATTTTCttgtaaaataaatttcAAATGATTTCTATGTATATATCCACTATCACTTGTGTCAAATTTTTTAAACTGAACTAAAAAGGTTTGATATATAAAACTTAATTCATTTTCATAACATGTGTATAataattgtttatataaatataaatcattcaaattaaatatatggaaATGTTCttctctatttttttttaactcatataaatattgtgttaaactattaatataattattataaaatatacatccTCGGTCGTCTTCATCagcatatgatatatataataacaaatcataataattatcggtaaacacatatttataatattcgttgtcattattaaatataaataattctgaatatatatcatcgttattatattcattaaaaaatatattacttcCATTAAagttgttatttttatatatactaatGTCTTTAATTAAATCGAtctctttattattaatactaaATAAATTCTgaagatattttttttcatctttaattactatttgttttttctttatatccttattatcattaaatgAATACTCATCACTTGAATTATGATCTGTACTTGAATATATGCCTTCATCtgaatcaaataaaaatgggCCTTTAAAATGttcaaaatgaaaattaactattttttcattatttcgATTGTCTTCCATTTCGTTTGTTTTTTCTTGATCATTTTCTTCACATTCTATTGAAGTAGTTTTATGCATATGTTTATAGCTGATGCACATTTTGTAATTCaccatttttaatatttcaacATAATTATTGTATTTGAGTTTTCCTttgaaaaatgataaaaggatttaaaatatatatatatatatatatatatatatatgtatatattgatTCCTTGttctatatatgtaaaatgtttatatttcttaaagGACATAGAatctctttatttttttataatatatattttttcttccttaccctttttctttatatctatatctgtaaaataaaaatataaaatattttttaaaaatgaacgTGCTTCATTCAATTTATTATTCTCATCATTTTTTGTGCTgccattttttaattcagtATTTCCATTGTCAATATTGAAATCTGTTtttgaatttattttttctactGCATATGTGTCTTCATAAGATGATTtcttttctaatatatttgCCTTCTTTGAGTATTTTaggtttttcttttttaaggcattttgtttcttttcttcttcttcctctTTCTCTCTTTTTTCAGTGTTTTCTCGTtcctcttttattttatctaaaATCGAAGCAACACCTTTCTCATCAAGAGGTTTAATAAATCTTGATTTCATAAATCTATATAGAAAGTTATGATGAATGGCATCAAAATGtacacattatatatatatatatatatatatatatatatatatgtatgtattcacataaaatagtaatatattattatttttttcttttaataactCTGATGATAAATCTATGTTGTTCCTTAGTTTCTCTTTATCTTTAATTAATCTAATAgatgaatgaataaataaatatatatatatatatatatatattataatgaatatatcatcttttataattaaaatatatatgtttttacaACTCTAAATATACCATTTTGTATATCTATCTatctatctttttttttttttttttttttttttgttatgttATTTATGGACAcagatttattttattattacactACAAAGAATATTACTTATCTATCCAAGCTTCATAGTCCAAGTTCATATCTGTAGTTCTCATTAAGTTTTCATTTTCGAAATTAAAAGTAACATAATATCTGTTCTCATTTTGAATAGAAGtacaaaaattttttatgtcTATTAATTTTATCTCTGTTATGACAAAGTATGTATTTATTGTACAGTTTGAAATAgattccttttctttttgatTAAAAAAAGTAACATTATAACTATatgttaattattataaaaaataagaaaaaaaaaaaaaaaatatacttatatacatataataaagttatggaaaaatattatcttcCTGCGTTGTTCTTTTtaccaaatatatataaaattcatACTTACTAGTGCTCTTGTTTCTCCTCATTCTTTCctttaacatatattttatatgcatACCTTATTTGTAAACAAAAAGGTGAAAAGGATAATGtacacataatataaaaataaataaatatacatatatacatatatatatatatatatatatatatatatatatatatatatataattttgatttTTAGGTTACTTATTTgtccatttttttattatattaattaataattctaTTTTTTCATCCATTCCAGAGTCTTTTACTTTAAAGAcgatttatattatacttttattatcataaaaaaattatattcattaatcTATTAAGAATCCAACGGGATTATAgaaaatatgtttaataagttgaaattttgtaatttatgaaaatatttttttcttaggaactatctatataattatatatatatatatatatatatatatatatatttatatatgaattttcaattttataagaaattataaataatgtttacaaataatttatgttataatgtttaaaaaaaaggataacaAAGAATAGACACTcattttatatgaatttataataatataaatatatatattttttttttttttgtagtatataaaaatactttttataaataacatatactaagaaataaaatattatatatgaaaaatacaaatataaatactatttttatatataaaaatactttGATAttcaattaatatatatttatacacatCAAgtcatgtaaaaaaaaaaaaaaaaaaaaaaaaaattgattatccattttataaactttttataatttcatcacatatttgaaaaaaaggTATTCTTGAATTGTGTAGTATCAAGAAAGttttgataatttttatcaGCTAAactattttttaaagattCTTCAATtacttttttatcataatcatTAAATTTTAACCAATCAGAGCATATATCCATGTCTTGAATATAATTTCTTCCCAATTTTACTCCAggtattttcataatttgttctatagataaattattttcatcttcaCATTGCATAACTTTCATGTTATTAGAAGAACTCTGTTGTTTATATGAATTTACAAAATTGCTAGATATGtgattattttcattatcatgatataaattttttgtgTCCTTCATCAAATTTTCTCCCTTTTCATTGTTTatcttattttcatattcatcttcagttacattatttttatgtaaagaACAAGTTTTTAAAATGCAGTTATGATTACTCTTGTCTTgtgaattaaataaatagaaaTTTTTTGTTGgaacaatatttttatgtatcgaagttattttttctttaaaggATGAATAATTTCCACAGCTAGCTAATTTggttttatttaaatattcattattatttatatcaacatttctgttattattttgtacttGTTCTCCTTCCGTAAAAGGGTTTGTAAAAAAGGTGTtccttttcatattattatattcattcatatatgtattagtattgttattattgctaatacttttgttattattacaaaCATTGGGATGgaattctttattattttgtgacATGGAACTTACtttttcattaataaaaatatgtttattttcatttgaaAAAGAATTTGCATTTCTATTAATATCATACATAATCATATCATTCTCTTTTATTTTCAGATTagctatttttttcttatcattaTCTAAAGTATTTTTTATTGAAGAACGGCTATGCAAGGTACTATGTCTTTTTTGAAATGGGAAAAAAAACTCTCCCATTTTGTTATTCAAAGTACCAATTTGAGAGTTTACATGTTGATCATTAAATGAAGATTGacctatattatttaatacttGTACATTCGAattcttcttattattaatattaaaattctgaacattcatattatatgtgtTTAATGTATTATTGTTGCTATTCCATAAATTTTTAGAAAATTCGCTATCAAAATTTACAGTCTTGTTACTgtttatcatataatttgCTCGTTTCATATGATCATTATGACTATGTGAGACATTAACATTATTTCGATTGTTACTAACATTAATGTAATTGTTACCATTCTTTATATCATTTCCCTTTTCACTATTTATAGCGTTACTTAAACCATtccttatattattaaatatatcatttgttttattcattttttcgccattcttttttaaattagaaaggtaatatttattcatattattactattattattattattattattctcttTTTCATTTGCATTATTTGCTTTCCCACTCTCATTATTACATTCATTTAATTTCATCATGTTGTCTtccattttgttattatcataCTTGTCATCATTTCCATTCTTTTGATTAACATATTCAtggttttgttttttttcatgaATATTTGCCATGAAACCTTTGTTAGCTTTACATTTACTTTGAAAGAAATTCAAATGATCTATAAATGTTTTTAGATTGCtactttttattaaattatcatCCACTTTATTGTTCTTTTGTTCTTCGTTTGTTTGTTCTTCAATTTGTTTTTCTATCTCATGTTTCTGTTTTTCATTTAGATTTTCCATgtcttcatcatttttataattctccTCTTCTTTTCCTCCTTCTTTCTGatcattctttttattaaatgattGATCacctttataatttttttccttttcatcgtcatctatatttttatatgaagaaaCTGTTCCATGAACCGTAGAGGATCTAAAAGATTTACGATTTCCTAgtgtaaaattttttaatttgtcaGTAAATATTTCAGTGAATCTAGTATATGGtgattttttattcatttcattttttgtattttcattatattgcgtatcatttttttctaaatttaatgtaaataatgaaTCCTTTTCAAATTTAGATggtttcatattttcattaattaattttcCATTTGGTTTTTTTAATGAGTGTACATCACTTTTAGAACTAACATATCTATTAGAACATTTAGAAACATTACTACTTaataagaaattatttttataatttatgttattaatatttctcTTAAATCCTGTATAAAGATTAGGCGTCATCATTCTATTATAACTAATACTATATCTTTTTCCTTCAAACGGAGTAGCTTTTCTCATATTATTCCTATATATAACGTTACTATcgtctttatatattatattcttatttatgTTAACACTTTTGTCATTTCCATTTTCTATTATTGTATCTCCTCTATTTACATTCTTTTCATCCCTCTTTTCTGATATTGTATCTTCTCTATTTACATTGATTTCATTTCCATTTTCTAATATTGTGTTTTCTCTATTTACTTTTTGTTCACTTGATAGctcaatattttcttttgacGAAGTACTTGTAATTTTTTGAGACTTTTCTACTATATTTGCATTAGTGCAACTTTCAAacaattcttttttattttgattaaaaattaaagctTTGGTATCAAATGGCAGAGGTACTTCCTTTTTAccattgtatatatttcctgAAGTTAAATGATCGCAAatgtttttatgtatatgtatttgaTCTGCAATTCTTTTAGAGCTTGAGGAGATGAATGGTATCttgttttcattttgtaaaaGACTATTATATTGATACTCCGTATTATAATACTTTGGATTTGcatttttcatcattaaatttttgtatatttgttcattatttcttaaataattatttgctTTCATTTCgtgaatattattaatattattaatattattatttgatagaA contains:
- a CDS encoding prohibitin 2, putative; the protein is MYKFKFKLRNIYKIHFKPYINMNAPPNFDIHQVKKLGKLGATIGAIIGVTSFGSWFFKNSLYNVEAGKRAIKYNRIFGLSNKIYGEGTHFLIPFFERSIIYDVRTKPRVLMSLTGSRDLQMVNITCRVLSRPNEKKLVEIYRTLGKEYDEKVLPSIINEVLKSVVAQYNASQLITQREVVSKSVREQLVQRAKDFNILLDDASITHLSFSNEYEKAVEAKQVAQQEAERSKYVVLKAEQEKKSTIIKAQGEAEVAKLIGLAVKDNPAFMELKKIELSREVSNIISKCQNKVMLPTDSLLINFTK